Proteins found in one Actinokineospora alba genomic segment:
- a CDS encoding LamG-like jellyroll fold domain-containing protein has product MVTLFAGTVSPSAVPLAGSGSAAALGDARGLSPKQRWGSAEGNPHEAGGDGLNYGKPVSERSKYVQPELKSNESPRNTAKIMSAAARPTGFDAKRSVEIPDLRGQYERVFHNADGTETTEFSHQPLNFRQPDGRWQPIDPKLTADPTAAETWSNTADSVQTKIAASSAAQQLVRLNLDAEHQIAYGLAGGRAVRGQVDGTTVIYPGVVDRADLKIESRPGGVKEVLVLHDAQAPRRWVFPLHLKGLTAKLVDGRIAMLDVAGKERAQIPPGFMTDSAQATETSSAATSFGVTYRLIETAGTTSLEVTLDSAWLDDPARKFPVLVDPTVEEVRSNTSMYVEGSRKVDNTDELRVGNAGAGSAASYIAFPGLETRLRNHKVFGAQLQVVNFDAPSCKPAPITVHAVTAPWSSSSAFPGPAVGAALAGASFAHGYMAIGQTRSACPAGAEVIDLGVPGQELVQRWVRGEQANHGLSLRTSSAWKKLTGSRSANPPKLYITHTPYDAGYTIEQPIPNPPVTSVQSGKVRVNVANRGALTWTTANYALAYRVFRADNGERVGEVEASSLPRDVPPGDNITLDATVRPLPYGSYVIDFTMVHRGVAYFTDEQVAPARISLEVFNVPPVITAVYPPSGHSVETLTPQLWASAQDHENDPLQYRFEVCEIDPFGNPANCVNSGYQAEAFWTVTAGKLHWGKTYQWRAFSFDGNGESEEVRFSALLTSVPQPEVTSRLGNAPYTGGELGFDPLVGNYSTAAIDLAAATVGPELNVARTYNSLDPRRNLAFGTGWASRYDVRVIPDGDGSGNVILTYPDGQQARFGRNPDGTYAPPPGRYVTLTAVPDAQGGGWTLTDKDRTVFTFRFDGGLVSIRDGAGRTVELAYNVAGDLWKAISRTSNRALEFTWSGGHVTEVKSDAVAGTRLTWIYRYDGDRLLEACNPEQHCTRYQYETSSHYRSVVQDSRADSYWRMGEASDVVAQSQVASKAGSDNATYVNVNHGYVPAALSASADKAVQLRGNDSYVKLPDQTVNKHRDLAVELWFKTTSAGPLVGYQNKPIDQTSTDGVPMLYVGEDGKLRGQFWHGRVDPITTSGIVNDGAWHHVVLSGSLATQSLYLDGNKVGTSAGVIDHPWLAHTQIGAAYSVSQFPGIATGRRFLAAEIDEVAFYARPLGDLAVKSHYAARSGGDQVTRVTLPSMRVAASIAYDSANDRMREFTDANGGRWQLVNPTVGGGPENLIRTASVIDPAGRPRFYDYDALKGRILRQSTPLGTGVRAEDVIGSQCTTGADGIIRCKGQVVALGVRLYDYDTAGFQTSITDERGDRAWLTHDDRGNLVSKKSCRATGNCQTSYFEYQAPNGDPTDPRTDKLIASRDARSSSATDNTYRTASTYTAFGDLATETSPDGGTTSHAYTDGTTAAVDGGTEPMRLLKSTTDPRGALIQYRYFRNGDLAETVSPTGLRTTYEYDVLGRMTKETEFPEAYPLGVSTTFGYDALSRLTTTTGPTTTNAVTATTHVGTTVTGYDLDGNVTRVEHKDSSDPANSRVTISEYDQHGRLSKTIGPQGDEASYGYDSFGNQTWVVDANGVKTEYRYTARNKLAEVRLRGWHGQAVTPGEPTTGDSSVGTDLVLESYTYDDAGRLLREVDAMGRAIEYRHFADGLVSKVIARDVADPVTGGKRDVVLQDNTYDAAGHLVRQVGPGGRVVAHEVDATGRLTATTADPDGLRRRTAYEYDLGGNVTKVTRTGAYSNAGRFAASFAEVVEYGFDFAGRQTSETQRGPSGTSTTTTGYDQRGLITKVVSPLGNVAGANPADHTTEYRYDQLGRTVATVAPKVKVENNGAAPVDARPETVLGYNAFGELAARRNAQGDVVRISYNRLGQPVRTESPSYRAPGATSSVTSVTTTEYDAFGKPTVVTDAAGAVTRNRYDQRGRLVEKQDPNPDNPSQGGGVWRYEYTHTGEILAVTDPTGARVESTYDEFDRPITTTMLERKPTVAAFTTHLAYDDAGQLVKATSPTNEVTRFAYDALGQRTSVTDPAGVVTQFGYDSFGNKVWTKDAKGRASLVKLDASGNTTGEFDFNPAGQIIARRSYSHNAAGAVLAATDAMGKTTRFNYDAGGRLTQRVEPVSDTDTITTSFGYDASGRRTRVTDGRGNNTLYTFNSLGLPESVIEPATAAHPNTADRTWTAAYDAAGRSVKLTAPGGISRDRTYDGLGRLVRETGAGAESATTERGLGYDPVGRLTKSTTAVGDNLYTYNDRGRMLTANGISGVASYDYDAQGRPLSRVDGAGTTGFTYAAGRLQTVQDATSGSRLTFGYTTAGELGSIDYGNGVAREFGYDDFGREASDTTKNAAGALVGSIGYTYDLNHRLTKKVTTGTAAAGEQTYGYDHLGRVTAWTNAGTTTGYGWDKSGNRVLNGAKTATFDERNRVLSDGDYTYQYTARGTTASRTSSGLEEKFDFDAFDRLIKVGATVHNYDSLDRPVTRGGQAFTYAGLEMDPVTDGTATYGRGASGELISLAQGADKRLLLSDKHGDIVGGFAPGASALADSTAFDPFGKPTATVGAKRNVGFQGDWTAPDTGQVNMGARWYEPKSGSFTSRDTVDQGGPGSGGLNRYVYGVGSPINGFDPDGHGWFSDAVSWVGDNISTVGHIALDVVGMIPVVGEVADGINGVWYLAEGNYTDAAMSFAGMIPGVGNAATAGKYAAKYGDDAVGLARGSDNVPHRSPDSPNGNPKRYDNDLPGKKANGKADAPGGGKSIPDPRKIAAEAAAKRAAAAKAAFQAAVARTSKAKAAVARAVKSNPLPTVKAALKPKLANPRHLVSTVANAPARIVQQAVSNVQDLNKVYDSIKASILGVGKEIIQEAVQAQVEQLVASSPLPFAGDLLDLVGNRKRGSPKKKGQDARADAGGKTCPISSRSSLDRQSFDGSTPVLLADGTRKPIRDVREGDKVLATDPTTGESGPRTVTDTRSHQAERLLYEVTVTTDSGDGSLVATDEHPFWVESLQKWVHAQDLKPGYTFETADHRPATVAGIRALAPDRQVYNLTVDGLHTYFVGLSSETGASLLTHNDDALRPLDECFREAAAVRDEGLDRMYASMSRTQVNKNAAMIVGAVDRRTGIAVIGIKPPNRLPYCAEDDARCKLIEKGARKEDIVYSTPYLPNSRKPAQVCPRCQERIPPEIVEPGTEGAPGGAWGG; this is encoded by the coding sequence GTGGTGACCCTTTTTGCGGGCACAGTCAGCCCTTCGGCGGTGCCCTTGGCGGGCTCCGGTTCCGCCGCGGCGCTCGGCGACGCCCGAGGGCTGTCGCCGAAGCAGCGTTGGGGATCGGCCGAGGGCAACCCGCACGAGGCGGGTGGTGACGGCCTGAATTACGGCAAGCCCGTCTCCGAGCGGTCGAAGTATGTTCAGCCCGAATTGAAATCGAATGAATCGCCGCGGAATACCGCGAAGATCATGTCGGCCGCCGCCCGACCGACGGGCTTTGACGCCAAGCGCAGCGTTGAGATCCCCGATCTCAGAGGCCAATATGAACGCGTTTTCCACAACGCCGATGGCACCGAGACGACCGAATTCAGCCATCAGCCGCTGAATTTCCGGCAGCCCGACGGCCGGTGGCAGCCGATCGACCCTAAACTCACCGCCGACCCCACGGCGGCCGAGACCTGGTCAAACACCGCGGACTCGGTCCAGACCAAGATCGCCGCGAGTTCCGCGGCCCAGCAGCTTGTCCGGCTCAACCTCGACGCCGAGCATCAGATCGCCTACGGCTTGGCCGGGGGACGCGCGGTGCGCGGACAGGTCGACGGGACGACCGTCATCTACCCCGGGGTCGTCGACCGAGCCGACCTCAAGATCGAGTCACGACCGGGCGGGGTCAAGGAAGTCCTGGTCCTGCATGACGCCCAAGCGCCTCGCCGCTGGGTCTTTCCGCTGCACCTCAAGGGATTGACGGCGAAGCTGGTCGATGGCCGCATCGCCATGCTCGACGTGGCGGGGAAGGAACGCGCGCAGATCCCGCCAGGCTTCATGACCGACTCCGCCCAGGCGACGGAAACCTCCTCGGCCGCCACGTCATTCGGGGTCACGTACCGGCTCATCGAGACCGCGGGCACGACCTCCCTGGAAGTCACTCTCGACTCGGCGTGGCTCGACGACCCGGCGCGGAAGTTCCCGGTGCTCGTCGACCCCACGGTCGAGGAAGTGCGGTCCAACACGAGCATGTACGTCGAGGGTTCGCGCAAGGTCGACAACACCGATGAACTGCGCGTCGGCAACGCGGGCGCGGGCAGTGCCGCGTCCTACATCGCCTTCCCCGGCCTGGAGACCAGGCTGCGCAACCACAAGGTGTTCGGCGCGCAGTTGCAGGTGGTCAACTTCGACGCTCCATCGTGCAAGCCCGCGCCGATCACCGTGCACGCGGTGACCGCCCCTTGGTCAAGCAGTTCGGCGTTCCCCGGTCCCGCCGTCGGCGCGGCGCTGGCAGGCGCGTCCTTCGCGCACGGGTACATGGCCATCGGCCAGACCCGCTCCGCTTGTCCCGCGGGCGCGGAAGTCATCGATCTCGGTGTGCCCGGTCAAGAACTCGTGCAACGCTGGGTTCGGGGGGAACAGGCCAACCACGGCTTGTCGCTGCGCACCTCGTCGGCTTGGAAGAAGCTCACCGGCAGCCGCAGCGCGAACCCGCCGAAGCTCTACATCACCCACACCCCGTACGACGCGGGCTACACGATCGAACAGCCCATCCCGAACCCGCCGGTCACCTCCGTGCAGTCGGGCAAGGTCCGGGTGAACGTCGCCAACCGCGGCGCGCTCACCTGGACGACTGCCAACTACGCCTTGGCATACCGGGTGTTCCGCGCGGACAACGGCGAGCGGGTCGGAGAGGTCGAGGCGAGCAGTCTGCCGCGCGACGTGCCGCCCGGCGACAACATCACCCTCGACGCCACTGTGCGCCCGCTGCCCTATGGCAGCTATGTCATCGACTTCACCATGGTCCACCGCGGCGTCGCGTACTTCACCGACGAGCAAGTGGCGCCCGCACGGATCTCCCTGGAGGTCTTCAACGTCCCGCCCGTGATCACCGCGGTGTACCCGCCTTCGGGACACAGTGTCGAGACCTTGACCCCGCAGCTCTGGGCGAGCGCGCAGGACCACGAGAACGACCCCCTGCAGTACCGGTTCGAGGTCTGCGAGATCGACCCGTTCGGCAATCCGGCCAACTGTGTGAACTCCGGATACCAGGCCGAGGCGTTCTGGACGGTCACCGCGGGCAAGTTGCACTGGGGCAAGACCTACCAGTGGAGGGCCTTCTCGTTCGACGGAAACGGGGAGAGTGAGGAGGTTCGATTCTCCGCGCTGCTCACGTCGGTGCCGCAGCCCGAGGTCACCTCCCGCCTTGGCAACGCCCCCTACACCGGCGGCGAACTCGGCTTCGACCCGTTGGTAGGCAACTACTCGACGGCGGCGATCGACCTCGCGGCCGCGACTGTCGGCCCGGAGCTCAACGTCGCGCGCACCTACAACAGCCTCGACCCGCGGCGGAACCTGGCCTTCGGCACCGGATGGGCCTCGCGCTACGACGTGCGGGTCATCCCGGACGGTGACGGCTCAGGCAACGTGATCCTCACCTACCCTGACGGCCAGCAAGCCCGGTTCGGCCGCAACCCCGACGGGACCTACGCACCACCGCCGGGCCGGTACGTCACGCTCACCGCGGTGCCCGACGCCCAGGGTGGCGGCTGGACGCTGACCGACAAGGACCGCACGGTCTTCACCTTCCGGTTCGACGGCGGTCTGGTCAGTATCCGGGATGGCGCGGGCCGGACCGTCGAGTTGGCCTACAACGTCGCTGGCGACCTGTGGAAGGCGATCAGCCGCACGAGCAACCGCGCGCTCGAATTCACCTGGTCGGGCGGGCACGTCACCGAGGTCAAGTCCGACGCGGTGGCGGGCACCAGGCTTACCTGGATCTACCGCTATGACGGCGATCGGCTGCTCGAAGCCTGCAACCCGGAACAGCACTGCACCCGCTACCAGTACGAAACCAGCTCGCACTACCGCTCCGTCGTGCAGGACTCGCGTGCCGATTCCTATTGGCGGATGGGCGAAGCGAGCGACGTCGTCGCGCAGAGCCAGGTCGCCTCGAAAGCAGGTAGCGACAACGCGACCTACGTCAACGTCAACCACGGCTACGTCCCCGCGGCCCTGTCCGCCAGTGCCGACAAAGCCGTTCAGCTTCGTGGCAACGATTCCTACGTCAAGTTGCCCGACCAGACCGTAAACAAACACCGCGACCTCGCGGTGGAACTGTGGTTCAAGACCACCTCCGCGGGCCCGCTCGTGGGTTACCAGAACAAGCCCATCGATCAGACCTCGACCGATGGCGTGCCCATGCTCTACGTGGGTGAGGACGGCAAACTGCGCGGGCAGTTCTGGCACGGCCGAGTCGACCCGATCACCACGAGCGGCATCGTCAACGACGGCGCGTGGCACCACGTGGTGCTGTCGGGTTCCCTTGCCACCCAGTCGCTTTACCTCGACGGGAACAAGGTCGGCACGAGTGCGGGCGTGATCGATCACCCGTGGCTCGCCCACACGCAGATCGGCGCCGCGTACTCCGTGTCGCAGTTCCCCGGCATCGCCACCGGTCGGCGGTTCCTCGCCGCGGAGATCGATGAGGTTGCCTTCTACGCGCGACCCCTCGGTGATCTCGCGGTCAAGTCGCACTACGCCGCGCGTTCCGGGGGCGACCAGGTCACGCGGGTGACTCTGCCGAGCATGCGGGTCGCGGCGAGCATCGCCTACGACTCGGCCAACGACCGCATGCGCGAGTTCACCGACGCCAACGGCGGCCGGTGGCAGCTCGTCAACCCGACGGTGGGTGGCGGCCCGGAGAACCTGATCCGCACGGCGTCGGTGATCGACCCGGCGGGCAGGCCCCGGTTCTATGACTATGACGCGCTCAAGGGCCGCATCCTGCGCCAGAGCACGCCACTGGGCACCGGTGTGCGCGCCGAAGACGTGATCGGTTCGCAGTGCACGACCGGCGCTGACGGCATCATCCGGTGCAAGGGACAGGTCGTCGCCTTGGGCGTGCGGCTGTATGACTACGACACCGCGGGATTCCAGACTTCCATCACCGACGAGCGAGGCGACCGCGCGTGGCTCACCCACGACGACCGCGGCAACCTGGTGTCGAAGAAGAGCTGCCGCGCCACCGGGAACTGCCAGACCTCGTACTTCGAGTACCAGGCGCCCAATGGTGATCCGACCGATCCGCGGACCGACAAGCTGATCGCGTCGCGCGACGCCCGTTCGTCCAGCGCGACCGACAACACCTACCGGACAGCGTCGACGTACACCGCGTTCGGTGATCTCGCGACCGAGACCAGCCCGGACGGCGGCACGACGTCGCACGCCTACACCGACGGCACCACCGCCGCGGTCGACGGCGGTACCGAACCGATGCGACTGCTCAAGTCGACGACCGATCCGCGCGGAGCGCTGATCCAGTATCGGTACTTCCGCAACGGCGATCTCGCGGAGACGGTGTCCCCCACGGGTCTGCGCACCACCTACGAGTACGACGTCCTGGGCCGAATGACCAAGGAGACGGAGTTCCCGGAGGCTTATCCCCTGGGCGTGAGCACCACGTTCGGGTATGACGCACTGAGCAGGCTGACGACCACGACCGGGCCGACCACGACGAACGCGGTCACCGCGACGACGCACGTCGGCACGACCGTGACCGGCTATGACCTTGACGGCAACGTCACCAGGGTCGAGCACAAGGACAGCTCCGATCCGGCCAACTCGAGGGTCACGATCTCCGAGTACGACCAGCACGGCAGGCTCAGCAAGACCATCGGGCCGCAGGGCGACGAGGCGTCGTACGGGTATGACAGCTTCGGTAACCAGACCTGGGTGGTCGACGCCAACGGCGTCAAGACCGAATACCGCTACACGGCGCGAAACAAGCTCGCCGAGGTCCGGCTCCGCGGCTGGCATGGGCAGGCAGTCACACCCGGGGAGCCGACCACGGGGGATAGCTCGGTCGGCACCGACTTGGTCCTGGAGTCCTACACCTACGACGACGCGGGCAGGCTGCTGCGCGAGGTGGACGCGATGGGCCGGGCGATCGAGTACCGGCACTTCGCCGACGGCCTCGTTTCCAAGGTCATCGCGCGCGACGTGGCCGACCCGGTCACCGGCGGCAAGCGCGACGTGGTCCTGCAGGACAACACCTACGACGCGGCGGGCCACCTGGTCCGCCAGGTCGGACCGGGCGGGCGCGTCGTCGCCCACGAGGTCGACGCCACCGGTCGGCTCACCGCGACCACTGCCGATCCCGACGGGCTGCGGCGGCGCACGGCCTATGAGTATGACCTCGGCGGCAACGTCACCAAGGTCACGCGCACCGGCGCCTACTCCAACGCGGGTCGGTTCGCAGCTTCGTTCGCCGAGGTCGTCGAGTACGGCTTCGACTTCGCGGGCAGGCAGACAAGCGAGACGCAGCGGGGGCCGTCAGGCACCAGCACGACGACAACTGGTTACGACCAGCGCGGCCTGATCACCAAGGTCGTGTCCCCGCTGGGCAACGTGGCAGGCGCCAACCCGGCCGACCACACCACCGAATACCGGTACGACCAACTTGGCCGCACGGTCGCGACGGTCGCGCCGAAGGTAAAGGTCGAGAACAACGGGGCGGCCCCGGTCGACGCGCGGCCGGAGACCGTCCTGGGCTACAACGCCTTCGGTGAACTAGCCGCACGGCGCAACGCCCAAGGCGATGTCGTGCGGATCTCCTACAACCGGCTCGGCCAGCCGGTCCGCACCGAATCGCCTTCGTACCGGGCTCCCGGGGCGACCAGTTCGGTCACCTCGGTGACCACCACCGAGTACGACGCCTTCGGCAAGCCAACGGTCGTGACCGACGCGGCGGGCGCGGTCACCAGAAACCGCTACGACCAGCGCGGTCGGCTGGTGGAGAAGCAGGACCCGAACCCCGACAACCCGAGCCAGGGTGGTGGTGTCTGGCGGTACGAGTACACCCACACGGGCGAGATCTTGGCCGTGACCGACCCCACCGGCGCTCGCGTCGAGTCGACGTACGACGAGTTCGACCGTCCTATCACGACCACCATGCTTGAACGCAAGCCGACCGTGGCCGCGTTCACCACACATCTCGCCTACGACGACGCCGGACAACTCGTCAAGGCGACCTCGCCGACCAACGAGGTCACACGGTTCGCCTATGACGCCCTCGGCCAGCGCACGAGCGTCACCGATCCCGCGGGCGTGGTGACCCAGTTCGGCTATGACAGTTTCGGCAACAAGGTCTGGACGAAGGACGCCAAGGGCCGTGCCTCGCTGGTCAAGCTCGACGCGTCGGGCAACACCACCGGCGAGTTCGATTTCAACCCGGCCGGGCAGATCATCGCCCGGCGGTCATACAGCCACAACGCGGCGGGCGCGGTGCTCGCCGCGACCGACGCCATGGGCAAGACCACCCGCTTCAACTACGACGCGGGTGGTCGGCTGACCCAGCGGGTCGAGCCGGTCAGCGACACCGACACGATCACGACGTCGTTCGGCTACGACGCCTCCGGCAGGCGGACCCGGGTGACCGACGGCCGCGGCAACAACACCCTCTATACGTTCAACAGCTTGGGACTGCCGGAATCGGTGATCGAACCGGCGACGGCGGCACACCCGAACACAGCCGATCGCACCTGGACCGCCGCCTACGACGCGGCGGGCCGGTCGGTGAAGCTGACTGCTCCGGGCGGCATCAGCCGAGACCGGACCTACGACGGGCTGGGCAGACTCGTTCGGGAGACCGGGGCGGGCGCCGAGTCGGCGACCACGGAGCGCGGCCTGGGCTACGACCCGGTCGGCAGGCTCACCAAGTCGACTACGGCCGTCGGTGACAACCTCTACACCTACAACGACCGCGGCCGCATGCTGACCGCGAACGGCATCTCCGGGGTCGCGTCCTACGACTACGACGCGCAGGGCCGACCTCTGTCCCGAGTGGACGGAGCAGGAACCACCGGCTTCACCTACGCCGCGGGCAGGTTGCAGACAGTTCAGGACGCGACAAGCGGCTCGCGGCTGACCTTCGGCTACACCACGGCCGGTGAACTCGGCAGCATCGACTACGGCAACGGCGTCGCCCGCGAATTCGGCTACGACGACTTCGGCCGTGAGGCGTCGGACACGACGAAGAACGCCGCCGGCGCACTGGTCGGCTCGATCGGCTACACCTACGACCTCAACCACCGGCTGACCAAGAAGGTCACCACCGGGACAGCGGCCGCCGGGGAGCAGACCTACGGCTACGACCATCTCGGCCGAGTCACGGCCTGGACCAACGCCGGGACCACCACCGGGTACGGCTGGGACAAGTCGGGCAACCGGGTGCTCAACGGCGCCAAGACGGCCACGTTCGACGAGCGCAACCGGGTGCTCTCCGACGGGGACTACACCTACCAGTACACGGCACGTGGCACGACGGCCTCGCGGACCAGTTCCGGGCTCGAGGAGAAGTTCGACTTCGATGCCTTCGACCGGCTCATCAAGGTCGGCGCGACAGTCCACAACTACGACTCGCTGGACCGCCCAGTCACCCGCGGCGGCCAGGCCTTCACCTACGCGGGCCTGGAGATGGACCCGGTCACCGACGGCACCGCGACTTACGGCCGCGGCGCGTCCGGTGAACTGATCTCGCTCGCGCAGGGAGCCGACAAGCGACTGCTCCTGTCGGACAAGCACGGCGACATCGTCGGCGGCTTCGCTCCGGGCGCGTCCGCGTTGGCTGACTCGACCGCGTTCGACCCGTTCGGCAAGCCGACCGCCACAGTCGGTGCCAAGCGCAACGTCGGCTTCCAGGGAGACTGGACGGCGCCGGACACCGGCCAGGTCAACATGGGCGCCCGGTGGTATGAGCCGAAGTCCGGTTCGTTCACCAGCCGCGACACCGTCGACCAGGGCGGCCCGGGCTCCGGCGGTCTCAACCGATACGTCTACGGCGTCGGCTCGCCGATCAACGGGTTCGACCCGGACGGACACGGCTGGTTCAGCGACGCGGTGAGCTGGGTCGGCGACAACATCAGCACGGTCGGGCACATCGCCCTCGATGTCGTCGGCATGATCCCCGTCGTCGGCGAGGTCGCCGACGGCATCAACGGCGTGTGGTATCTCGCCGAAGGCAACTACACCGACGCCGCGATGTCCTTCGCGGGCATGATCCCGGGCGTCGGAAACGCCGCCACGGCCGGAAAGTACGCCGCCAAGTACGGCGACGACGCCGTCGGCCTCGCCCGCGGCAGCGACAACGTGCCCCACCGCTCACCGGACTCACCGAACGGGAACCCCAAGCGCTACGACAACGACCTGCCAGGCAAGAAGGCGAACGGCAAGGCGGACGCTCCTGGCGGGGGCAAATCCATCCCGGACCCCCGCAAGATCGCCGCCGAAGCAGCCGCCAAGCGCGCCGCCGCCGCGAAGGCCGCCTTCCAGGCGGCGGTCGCTCGCACCTCGAAGGCCAAGGCCGCGGTCGCCCGGGCGGTCAAGTCGAACCCGCTGCCGACGGTCAAGGCGGCACTGAAGCCGAAGCTGGCCAACCCTCGCCACCTCGTGTCCACCGTGGCGAACGCCCCCGCGCGGATCGTCCAACAGGCGGTCTCGAACGTCCAAGACCTCAACAAGGTCTACGACTCGATCAAGGCCTCGATCCTGGGCGTGGGCAAGGAGATCATCCAGGAGGCGGTGCAGGCCCAGGTCGAACAGTTGGTCGCCTCCTCACCGCTGCCCTTCGCCGGTGACCTGCTGGACCTGGTGGGCAACCGGAAACGAGGATCCCCGAAGAAGAAGGGCCAAGACGCCCGCGCCGACGCCGGCGGCAAGACCTGCCCGATATCCAGCAGGTCAAGCCTGGACCGCCAGAGCTTCGACGGCTCGACCCCGGTCCTGCTGGCCGACGGCACCCGCAAACCCATCCGCGACGTCCGCGAGGGCGACAAGGTACTCGCTACAGACCCGACAACAGGCGAGTCCGGCCCGCGAACGGTGACCGACACGCGGTCGCACCAGGCGGAGCGGCTGCTGTACGAGGTCACGGTCACGACCGACTCCGGCGACGGCTCGCTGGTCGCGACCGACGAGCACCCGTTCTGGGTGGAGTCGCTGCAGAAGTGGGTGCACGCCCAGGATCTGAAGCCGGGATACACCTTCGAGACTGCGGACCACCGGCCCGCGACCGTGGCGGGCATCCGGGCACTGGCACCGGACCGTCAGGTCTACAACCTCACGGTCGACGGCCTCCACACGTACTTCGTGGGCCTATCGTCGGAAACCGGTGCGTCGCTACTCACACACAACGACGATGCGCTTCGGCCGCTTGACGAGTGCTTCCGTGAAGCAGCCGCTGTCAGGGATGAGGGCCTCGATCGTATGTACGCGTCGATGTCGAGAACTCAGGTCAACAAGAATGCCGCCATGATCGTCGGAG